From the Desulfobacterales bacterium genome, the window TGTGTCGCGCCAAATGATTATTGGAGGTAACCCTCTACATATAGTGGGCGGTTGAGTTAACTGCATACCCAGTTTATGAAATACTGTACTTAGCACTCTGTTTCGTAAATATAATATGGAAGTCAGTTTTTTGCCCATCGCCGTCTCCCGATGGGCATAAAGAAAGGTTCCTTCGTGATCTCTGTGTCTCGAATGAGCGGAGCGAATGGGCGGTGAGATAAAATATAAATCGTTACGGTATTGAAAAGGCTATGTTTATTACATTTGAAGGGATCGAAGGTTCCGGAAAAACAACCCAGGTAAAGCATGTCGCCGGTTTTTTGCGCAAAAAAGGGCATGAGTGCGTCATCACCCGTGAACCCGGGGGGACTCCGATCGGTCAAAAAATCCGCGCCATTCTGCTGGACCCGGCCAGTAAAGGCATGAGCCCCCTGGCGGAACTGCTCCTGTACACAGCGGACCGCGTTCAGCATGTAAAGGAGTTGCTGGGGCCGTCATTAGCGGCCGGCAAGACCGTCCTGTGCGACCGCTATTTCGATGCCACGCTGGTGTATCAGGGCTATGCCCGGGGACTTGATGTCGAGCTGATTGAACAATTGCACAAGCTGCTGCTGGCGGGTCTTCGGCCGGATATCACTTTCCTGCTGGACCTTCCCCCTGAAACGGGCCTGTCGCGCGCCTGGGCCCAGATCAACAACGGCAACCGCACCGGTCGGGAGAGCCGCTTTGAAAAAGAAGCGCTTTCGTTCCATGAAAAGGTCCGCTCAGGATATCTCACGCTAGCCCGCAAGGAACCCGAACGCTTCCGCATTATCGACGCCGGCCGGGATGTCGATGACGTTCAACAGGAAATTTTGAAAGTTTTTGCACAATGAATCATTCTATTTTAGAAGCCATCGGCAATACCCCCCTGGTTGAAATTAAAAAAATGAACCCGAACCCACGGGCGCGACTGCTGGCCAAGCTGGAGTACTTTAACCCCGGCGGCTCGATCAAGGACCGGCCGGCGCTTTTTATGATTCAGGCCGGGGAAGCGTCCGGGGAGCTGACACCCGCCAAGACCGTCATTGAGGCAACTAGCGGCAACACCGGCATCGGACTGGCGCTTGTTTGCGCGGTGAAAGGCTACAAGCTCCTGCTGACAATGTCAGAAGCGGTCAGTGTGGAACGCCGGAAGATTTTGAAGGCGCGCGGCGCCGATATCCTGCCCACGCCGGGCCATCTCGGCACTGACGGCGCCATCGAAGAGGCTTACCGCCTGGCGCGTGAAAATCCCGACGCCTATTTTATGACCGATCAGTTCAATAATCCGGCCAACTGGCGGGCGCATTATGACGGAACCGCACAGGAAGTATGGCAGCAGACCGGCGGGGCGATCACCACGCTGGTGGCGGCCATGGGAACCACCGGAACGCTCATGGGCATGCAAAGACGGCTGAAGGAGTTTAATCCGGATATTCAGATCGTCGGGGTCGAACCCTATCTGGGGCATAAAATCCAGGGGCTTAAAAACATGAAGGAAGCCTACTGCCCTGAAATTTTTGAAAAGGCGCGGCTGGATAAAAAGGTGAATATTGATGATGAAGAAGCATTTGAAATGACCCGGCGTCTGGCCAGAGAGGAAGGCCTTTTTGTGGGAATGAGCAGCGGGGCCGCCATGGTCGTCGCCATCAAAGAGGCGGCCGCCATGCCGGAAGGCACGATCGTGGTGATCCTGCCCGACAGCGGTGAACGCTACCTGAGCACGCCGCTGTTTACCGTACGTGAAAAAGTCGATTTAAAGCTTTTCAACACCATGAGTCGATCCAAGGAGCCTTTTGAACCGATGGTTCCAGGCAAAGTTTCCATGTATTCCTGCGGGCCCACCGCCTATGCCAGAATGAATCCGGGGGAGTGCCGGCGAATGGTTTTTGCGGACCTGCTGTGCCGCTATCTTGAGTTTCGGGGCTATGCGGTCAAACATGTCATGAACATTACCGATCTGGATGATAAAACCATTCTCGGGTCTGAAAAAGCCGGTATGGATCTTTCCAGGTTTACCAAGGGGCATATCGACGCGTTTATGAAAGACCTGACGCTTTTAAATATCAAGCCCGCCGCGGATTACCCCCCTGCCAGCGAGCATGTCGATGAGATGGTTGATGTGGCCGGAAAACTTTTAGCCAAGGGGTTTGCCTATGAAAAGCTCAAATCTCTGTATTTCAACATCGGCCGTTTTGCAGATTACGGCCGTCTGTCCGGCATCGACATCGACAAGATCAGACTGGGGGCCACGGTGGATCTGGATGAATACGAGAAAGACAACCCGCGCGATTTCACCCTGCTGAAGCGTTCCAAACTGTCGGAACTGAAACGGGGTATCTATACCAAAACCAAATGGGGGAACGTACG encodes:
- the tmk gene encoding dTMP kinase translates to MFITFEGIEGSGKTTQVKHVAGFLRKKGHECVITREPGGTPIGQKIRAILLDPASKGMSPLAELLLYTADRVQHVKELLGPSLAAGKTVLCDRYFDATLVYQGYARGLDVELIEQLHKLLLAGLRPDITFLLDLPPETGLSRAWAQINNGNRTGRESRFEKEALSFHEKVRSGYLTLARKEPERFRIIDAGRDVDDVQQEILKVFAQ
- the cysS gene encoding cysteine--tRNA ligase; translated protein: MNHSILEAIGNTPLVEIKKMNPNPRARLLAKLEYFNPGGSIKDRPALFMIQAGEASGELTPAKTVIEATSGNTGIGLALVCAVKGYKLLLTMSEAVSVERRKILKARGADILPTPGHLGTDGAIEEAYRLARENPDAYFMTDQFNNPANWRAHYDGTAQEVWQQTGGAITTLVAAMGTTGTLMGMQRRLKEFNPDIQIVGVEPYLGHKIQGLKNMKEAYCPEIFEKARLDKKVNIDDEEAFEMTRRLAREEGLFVGMSSGAAMVVAIKEAAAMPEGTIVVILPDSGERYLSTPLFTVREKVDLKLFNTMSRSKEPFEPMVPGKVSMYSCGPTAYARMNPGECRRMVFADLLCRYLEFRGYAVKHVMNITDLDDKTILGSEKAGMDLSRFTKGHIDAFMKDLTLLNIKPAADYPPASEHVDEMVDVAGKLLAKGFAYEKLKSLYFNIGRFADYGRLSGIDIDKIRLGATVDLDEYEKDNPRDFTLLKRSKLSELKRGIYTKTKWGNVRPSWHIQCAAISMKYLGESFDIHTSSRGLVFPHHENENAIAAALTGKPLARYWAHCEPVQTDDEMGSNGSELSLQDLIKLGFSAREVRYWLLSSHYRKPITLSRSRLRYAKRSLSRLDSCIQALGIVKQTHPYPEADQLLYDIKQGFAGAMDDDLNAPAALASLFRIIKRINILIVEDRLDAAAAAKITDAFRNMDAVLKIFDFSIVSLDQEVKRLIQQREKARKEKNWTLADSLREDLQARGVALRDGKI